AACTCCTGGATTACCCTGTGGCCCCATACCTCCAGTACTACCTTTAGGACCTGGATTACCAATCGGGCCAGTCGGCCCTGGGAAACCAACTCTTCCAGGATAGCCAATTTCACCCTTTGTCCCTTTTGGACCTATGGGTCCAATGTCTCCTTTTAACCCCTTTTGTCCTtgcagtcccagctctcccttctGACCTTTGTAACCCACTGATCCTATAAATCCTTTTGGTCCCAGTTTCCCAGGTGgtcctctttctcctttatcTCCTTTGTTCCCCTTCTCTTCAACAGTCCCATTGATtcctaaaaggaaaacaaaaacaaaaccaaataataataaaaacaaaacaaccccacaacTTTCTTGTGATCTTCCATTGGAAGGCACAAATTGAGTTTCAGCATGAGGAATATTTGTGCAGGTGTGTGTCTCCACTGTACATACTGTGCTCTCTGTACACACAATTTATCATACATTTAAGTGCAGGATAAGCATAATATCTGAAGAGCCTGTTATTTTGTTAGAAAACGGGTGCTCTGGCTGACAGCAGCAAGAATAAGTTCAAAGAAAGGAAGGTAGTCTATGGGCTGATAATAACACTGACAGCTCACATCATCtcatgaaaaagcaaaatctgtcCAGACACTTCTTTACAGTCTTTGGCGTACAAAATGGGTGAGATGGTTCACaatttaatcagaaaaagaggtttttttgacAACACCCTGAACTTGCTTGCCATGTGTTTCTATAATTTTTATGTGATGGAGCTTTTCTTGGGTCACCCAGACTGCTACTGCACCACAACTAAAGGCTTTTTGTCCTAGTTACTTGGCACCCCAGGCTTCATTTATCCTTCATCTATTCTTGGTCTGAAGATCAAAGTCTTCAAAactcctctggctgctgcacaAGGTTTTGAAGGTGAAGATCTCATGATGTGAGAGGCACTTCAGCAGTTGATAGACAAAAGACACCATAAAGGACATAAGCTCAATCCATCAGGAAAAGAACCTGATCAATTCTGCACAAGGGCCTTTGGCTTCCCATGTTAGTAATAATGCTGTTTGTACGGTTTGCTGTTCTCAGTTTACAAATGAGAGAATTTAACagcagcaatgaaataaaaatacatgagaTTGTAGGATGAGTTCACAAACACAAGGGCAGCAGTTAATAGACAAATATTAAATTGAAACACTTCTTCTCTGACCTTGTTCGCCTTTCTCGCCATTGACACCATCTTTTCCTGGACTGCCAGGAACTCCTGGTTCACCtagtacagaaataaaaagattctCATTAAACAAATTACCAGAAAATTTGGGAAGAGTCCTTCTTTAATCCTTCCTCTTCAATCCTGGGCAAACAGTAATGTAAAACATACTCATATTCCTGACTTTTAGTGCCTGCCACTGCTGATACTTTTATCTTATGAGAGATTGACAAAGAGGACAGAAACTGTGCTTGAGGATGGTGCTTTTTGGGTGCAGAAGAAATCCTTGTCATAAAGAGGTGAGCTGTTGAGATATGTAGAGTCGCTATATCCTGGTGAGGACCACCAATATGAAAACTCCTTCTCTTGTTGCCTCCATCAGTGGAAATGGAGTGAGGAAGCCACATTCAGCTGGAAGCATTGCAGGGGCAGGAAGCCTAGCAGTGAAAcaaggacatggtttagtggtggttctggcagtgctgggttaatggttggactcgatcattttagagatcttttccagctgtaatgattctgtgatgctctGAATCCTAAATTCCTGCCTCAAGAAGAGATGTGTAGGAGTTTGACCGGTGGTAATGGATCATTACAGTGAAGTAATATTGCCTGTAGAGTTGAGGAAGGCATTCACACTCTTGATCCCTGTACCTAGCATGACATGGACTTTCCACTGCTCTAAAGAGAGCAATTATATTAGTTACTTTTGTAGTACAGATGTAGTACAGATGACCAAGAGGTCCATGATCAAATAACTGGATTTGCATTCAGAGTGCAGcaatagaagaaaaacagagttgGTTGTAACCATATCCCAAGACTAACTCTCCAGCCATATGGACCAGAGAACAGTTCTTTAGCAGTTTTCTGCACAATGGGCACatctcaggagctgctgaaatTTCATTGACTTGGTAAGGaacaaaattaatattcatGTATTAAACCACTAAGATGTATGTACATAGATATAAAGAATGGTACAGTCACCCCACTTTGTTCAAACAAAGAATAGTCAGTACAGTCATCATAACAGACTAATTTAGGAAAAATGGTTGGGGAGTTTATCAGAATCCAATGGTATCCTGTGATAACTCACTGGAGTGAAGGAAGGCCCTTTATaagttaaatgaaaataagtaagcttaagattttccattttttggACCTTTCTGGAACCctgcatacagaaaaaaaaggcatttaagtGTATGTGTTTATTAAGGTGCTAATGgaaatctttgtttctttctatattttaaaaggtgaaGTATGATATGTCCACATGCCTGCAGTTTTATCACCTTGTGCAACCCTGTCCTTGATATTCCAGCATGGATGAAAGGGCCATCATTAACCTAAGGCTTAAGGTATTATGGGGGTGATTAGCTTTAAGATGCTGAGATTATCTCTGGCTTTGATATCTCACACAAATCTCTATTATAGCCTGCTGGAGCAGACATGAATCCTACACTGTTTTTCAATAGTCTCCATTTCTGAGCTTACTCTAGTGACTCTTGAGTTACAGCAAGTAGGCACACTCAGAATCAGGTCCCACAAATGTGTAGTTTAGATAAGAGAAATCTTCTTCACACTGCATACTTCCTACTATACCAAACAAGGTATCAGTTGGTGCTTTTTTGGTTTACTGGGCATGAAGCTCTTTGCAGAAATATAGTTTCTATCTTAGAGAAGTAGGATTAGGTTTGCAgcctttaaaattttcaaatagaCTTGAAAATATTCCCACAATAGAAGgtaaagcctttttttcttttgtttttatccCATGAACCTGGCATCTCCATAATATCAGCTGTCTTGCTTTCATTATTTAGCCTTTCTTTATATTTCCTTCTTCAAACAGGTAAATGACCAATGtgtgaaatgttttctgaaggcTAGGCAGAATAATCCCATTCATGCAGAGTAACTACAGACAAATTTGGCAGTGAATGGATTTGCATTTGATACATTAAATCATTCATTCTGAACATAGTACCTGTATCTCCTTTGTCTCCTTTTGACCCGTCACGTCCATCACGACCAGGTATGCCATTGTGCCCAGGATTGCCAGGGATGCCAGGATACCCTTGGGTGCAGACATCCtgtttttgtgtttctgctgtgctgaCTACAATAGCCAGCAGTACAATCCAGCTTTTCATTCTTAGGTAAGTTATATGACTTTGGCTGAAatgtttaagaaagaaaaagtacatCTGCCTAGGTCTACCTTAGAAGGGAGTGCAGTGGTGGAGggaggaaaataaggaaatggGTTTTCACCATGTctattcttctgttttgtttttatttataaatctCTATATAGCATTAATTACAGTCCTAGAGACTACTGAGtgctattttaaataattctttaatGGAGATATCAGTCATAGAATTGTTATACATTTAAAACATTAGCTTTACACTATTCTCCATCCCCATTTCTCCCCGCACCTACTTGTGACTGCAAGGTTGTACCTCTCCCAGGAGATGGTGCCATGGGAGGTAAGCTAAGGCAATTCAACCCCCTCATTCACCACAaaacaataacttttttttttttttaaattattattcacCGGAGTTAGTCCCTTACTGGGTTAATAAGTTGAATAACCTCAGAGGAGGGGTCAGACCAGGAGCAGAGTGAAATGAGGGCAAAGGTGAGAGGAATCAAGTAAGAGGGTTTTTTGGCAAAAACAAGTCTTTAGCTGGGTTCTCCCAATTCACGTAACTTTGCTACTAAAAGTCCAGCTcatatttatcttttcattAGAGAGTCCCTCCTATAAACTGTCTTTTAATATAGACCCATTGAAATACATTCAGACTTAATCCTGAATACAGCTGCTTTAATTGAGTGTAAGAGCAACTGTTGGGAAGAGATTAGACTGaggaataaaaaacaaatagCAACAAAATTAATACCTGTTTTATTTGGAATTAATATCCATAAATGTCTAATGCACAGAAGCTTTGGCTGTATAGGTTAAGTACTTAGGTAAAAGTGATTGTTAGAATGAGTAAATTTTACGCAATTGGTTTTagaatttgttattttattaatgaGGAGTAAGATCAGTTAACTGGCATTGATTAAAAAATGGTATCTTCTCTTTAATCTCTCCACCACCATTTCTCACTCTCATGAAACAATGCACACAAGTACCATGTAGAGAGACACCAGTATGTCCTCAATAAGAAAAACTATACCCTTAACCTAATTTATAGAGTAAGACTTTAATTTTGGGACATGTTCCTGaatctttttattctgtgttcCGAAAGGTCCCccatttttttacctttattaaaattatttatggtGTCTTTGCCAATGGCTTTACTCAGAGATGTTTGATCACCCATCAGAAAAATCCCACTTAGTCTGCTACTGCTGGTTGGCACtaaagaaaggtgaaaataGATAAAACATTTG
This Corvus moneduloides isolate bCorMon1 chromosome 2, bCorMon1.pri, whole genome shotgun sequence DNA region includes the following protein-coding sequences:
- the LOC116439637 gene encoding complement C1q and tumor necrosis factor-related protein 9A-like, which gives rise to MYFFFLKHFSQSHITYLRMKSWIVLLAIVVSTAETQKQDVCTQGYPGIPGNPGHNGIPGRDGRDGSKGDKGDTGEPGVPGSPGKDGVNGEKGEQGINGTVEEKGNKGDKGERGPPGKLGPKGFIGSVGYKGQKGELGLQGQKGLKGDIGPIGPKGTKGEIGYPGRVGFPGPTGPIGNPGPKGSTGGMGPQGNPGVQGERGLKGDRGDKGNVGAPGVLPRSAFSVGLTVTTKFPPPNRPIKFDKVLYNSLNDFNSATGKFTCKHAGVYYFTYHITVYSRNVRVALVKNGIKMLHTMDRYQSGEDQASGAAILELQGGDEVWLQAHQGEAFNGLFADGDDDTTFSGFLLFSTADPLEPLLSPTP